From Gigantopelta aegis isolate Gae_Host chromosome 11, Gae_host_genome, whole genome shotgun sequence, the proteins below share one genomic window:
- the LOC121385552 gene encoding uncharacterized protein LOC121385552, with protein MRGIAISVLLLLVAFAIPSTQGAKYCKCSVIDAHDSGVVLHTFPKYRVCGWLCGCKRALRECVTDCQRRVKDWYCYGNCNDRPGVQIRGRYEVGNNRRPTRCGTANLVDIRVCGSTNGCTAGK; from the exons ATGAGGGGAATCGCTATATCCGTGTTGCTGTTACTAGTAGCGTTTGCTATTCCATCCACGCAAGGAGCGAAATA ctGCAAATGTTCCGTCATTGATGCCCATGACTCAGGAGTTGTCCTCCACACGTTTCCAAAATACCGGGTGTGTGGCTGGCTTTGTGGATGCAAACGCGCGCTGAGAGAGTGCGTCACGGACTGTCAGCGACGCGTCAAAGACTGGTATTGCTATGGCAACTGCAACGACCGTCCCGGCGTGCAAATCCGAGGTCGCTACGAGGTCGGAAACAACCGAAGACCTACCCGATGCGGTACGGCCAATCTCGTAGACATCCGAGTGTGCGGCTCAACTAATGGTTGTACTGCagggaaataa